From the genome of Pseudarthrobacter sp. NIBRBAC000502772:
TAACGGTGGGCTCGTAGAAGTACCCGGGTCCGTCGACGATGTTGCCGCCGAGGATGATCTGGCCGCCGTTTTCGACCGTTCGCAGGACCTGGTCATGGAGTTCGGCGCGGAGGTTTGCCCTCGCCATGGGGCCGACGGTGGTGGCCCGGTCCGTCGGGTCACCGACGACGAGTTCCCGGGTCCGGGCGACGAACTCGGCGACGAATTCATCGGCGACCTTCTCGTCGACGATGAAGCGTTTGGCGTTCACGCAGGACTGGCCGGCGTTGGTAAAGCGGGCCTTGACCGCGGTCTTTGCGGCTTCCTTGATGTCGGCGTCGGCCAAGACAATAAGCGGGTCCGAGCCGCCGAGTTCGAGAACCTGCTTCTTCAGTGCGGCACCGGCCTGCGCTGCGACAATGCGGCCGACCTGGGTAGACCCGGTCAGCGTCACGGCGGCGATCCGGTCATCGGCGATCAGCCCGGCAACCCGGTCCGATTCGATCAGGACAGTGGCGCAGAGACCCTCGGGCAAGCCTGCCTTGTCCATGATTTCCTGAACGGCCAGCGCAGAGCCGGGGACATTGTTGGCGTGCTTGAGGATCGCGCCGTTTCCCGCGGCCAGGGCGGGGAGGGCAAAGCGGAAGAACTGCCAGAATGGGTAGTTCCATGGCATGATCGCGAGGACCACACCGAGGGGGTCAAACACCACGCCGCTATCGGCGGCGCCGGACTCGATGGCCTCCGGGGCTAGGAAACGGTGCGCATGGTCGGCGTAGTACTCGGCCGTGGTGGCGCACTTCTCGACCTCAGCTTCGGCCTCGGTAATCGGTTTGCCCATTTCCAAGGTGATGAGCCGGGCATAGTCGGGCTTACCCTCACGCAACACCTTTGCGGTGTTCCGCAGGACCTGCACGCGGTCCTCGACCGGCACCAGCCGCCATGCCTTTTGCGCGTCAACAGCCGCCGCGAGGACTGCATCCACCTGCTGCGCAGTATGGGCTTCGAATGTCTGGACTTGCTCACCCGTCACCGGGTTAATAGTGGAAATCACGGTTTTTCCTTCTCTTTGGGTTCTAGAACAGGGGGTATGCGGCGAGGAGCCCGCCGACGAGCAGCATGATCAAGGCGACGATAAGCCCCCGCCAGATGACCTTCTTGAAGTGGTCGCCCAGGTTGACGTTGGCCAAGCCGATCAACAGCAGGAAGGAGGCCACGAGGGGACTGGACTGGTGGAGGGCTTGCCCCACGAGGGACGCGCGTGCCATCTCGACCGGCTCGACGCCGAAGTGTGCTGCCGTTTCGGAAAGGATGGGCAGGACGCCGAAGTAGAAGGCGTCGTTGGTCATGATGAACGTGAGTGGGATGCTGAGGATGCCGGCGATGATGGCCATGAACGGGCCCATGGAATCAGGGATGATCTGGACCAGCCAGCCGGCCATGGCTTTGACCATGCCGGTGCCGTTCATAACCCCGGTCAGGACCGAAGCGGCGAAGACCATGCCGACCACCGAGATGACGCTGGAGGCGTGTGCCTTGATCTGGGCTGACTGTTCGGTGATGCGGGGGAAGTTGAGAACCAGCGCGATGCCTACGGCCACCATGAAGATCAGCGCCGGGGCGACGACGTCAATCACCAGGACGACCATGACTGCCATGGTCAGGATGAAGTTCACCCAGATGAGCCGGGGCCGGGCGTTAGGCCTCTCGATGAACCTGCCGTCCTCGGTGAAGGAGGCGGAGAAGTCGTTGGCGATGATGACCGAGGAGCCCTCGTGGGCGTGGTCGTGGACGGCACCTCCGGTGCCGGACCCGCGAGACGTTGTTCCGGCGTCGGACGTTGACCCGCCCGCTTTCACCAGGACGCTCTCGCGTTCGACGTTGCGCAGGCCCAGGACGCCGCGGCCGTCGTCCAGGAAGACCTCTCCGAGGCGCTTCCGCTCGCTGCGGCCCAGGATGTAGGCGAGAACGAGGACGGCGGCGATCCCTGCAGCGATGGACGGAATCATCGGAACAAAGATGTCGATGGGGGAGACGTTGAGGGCAGCAGCCGCGCGGGAGGTGGATCCGCCCCATGGAACCGTATTGAGGACGCCATTTGAGAGTGCAGCGACGACCGTCAGGACCACGGGGCTCATACCCAGGCGCAGATACAGCGGCAGGAACGCCGAGGTGACGATGATGAACGTCGTGGAGCCGTCCCCGTCGAGCGAAACGATGGACGTCAGCAGGGCAGTTCCGATCACCAATTTCATGGGGTCGTTGCCGGCGAACCTGAGGATCGCCCGGATCAGGGGATCGAAGAGGCCAACGTCGATCATGGTTCCGAAGAAGATGATGGCGAAAAACAGGAGCGCCGCCGTGGGGGCGAGCTTGCCAATAGACTCCATCACCATGTCCCCGATACCGAGTCCGGCACCTGCGAACAGGCCGAAGGCAAGCGGAACGAGGATCAGGGTGGCAATGGGCGTGGCCTTCTTGGCCATGACTAGATACATGAATAAGGCGATCATCAGAAAGCCGAGTGCTACGAGCATCATTGCTCCTTACTAATTACAAAGTGGGACCCGCGGAGGGCGGTAGTGACTGGGCACACACAAAGATTACATGTATACAATGCTGTGCACAAGACCGTACGCAGTCCGGGACATATACTGGGACGCATGGTGGAACACGATGGCGCGAAGCCGCTGGGCAAAACAGAGTCCGTTTACCTTCGACTCAAGTCGGAGATCGAAAACGGCGACTTCCAGCCCGGTCAGGCCCTGACCGAATTCATGCTGGTGGACCACACGGGCGCTTCTCGGACCCCGGTGCGCGAGGCGCTCCGCCGGCTGGCTGCCGAGGGGCTGGTGAACATAGCTCCCCGTGTGGGCGCAACGGTTGCGCGAATATCGCTGCGAAGCGTCCGGGAGTTGTTTGACTACCGCAGGGTGCTGGAGCCCGCGGCGATCCGGATGGTCGTCGAGGAGGCCTCGGCCAATCCAGAAATCGCCCAAACGTTCGGTGGGATCGAGGCCAGGTTTGCCGCGCTGGCCAACGAGCCCCAAGCCAACGACTTCATTGACGAGTACCGCGTGCTGGCAGAGGAGTTCGACGCGGTCTTGAATGACTGCACTCCCAACGAGCATCTGTCGCGAGCGATCCGCGAGCTCCGCCCCCACACGGCGCGGCTGCGGCGTATTGCACATGCGGACCGGGACCGGCTGATGGATGCCATCGAGGAGCACCGGGGCATGTGCCGGGCTATTATTGACGGCGATGCGGCAGCCGCCGCGGAGGCACTGCGGCTCCACCTGGTGCACGTTGATGAAGCGATCTTCAGGGCCCTGCTGTCCCCGGGGCGCGACGCCCGGGGCGGGGATGTTGACCTGGTTTCCTAGTGCCTATTCGGACCAGCTGAACGAACTGCGCAATTCGCCGCCCACGTTGACCTGGCTGCCCGGAACCACCACGCGGGCAGCGATGTCGCGGTAGGTGAAGTAGTGGGGAGCCTGCTTGTGCTCTTTCTCAAACGCGTCCTTGTCCCGATAGATCTCGTAGAACGCGAAACGGTTGGACTCGTAATCTCCCAGTTCGATGACGTCGAACCGGAAGCAGCCTGCCTCGTCGCGAACTGACGCGCGGGCATTCTCTGTAATGGCCTTGAGAAATTCCTCGCGTCCTTCAGGGGTGACTTCAAGGGATACCCAAAGGCTGAACATCATTTTCTCCTTCTCTCGGACTGCTGTTCATGTTATTGTATACATATAGATGTACAGTATGGTGTGTCGCCAAAGACGGTGCCGCCTGCTCCATGAAAGGACACAACCGATGCCGGTCACGCAACCGAAGGTCAGCCGGGACCATTTGGTCCCGCAACACATTGCCGGCCTCGCCGCCGAAATCCTCCTCGCGCATGGTGTTCCGCAGGACGACGCTGATCTTGTGGCGGACAGCCTGGTCCAGTCCGACCTCTGGGGGCACCAGTCCCACGGCGTACTCCGATTGCCGTGGTACGTCGAGCGCATCCGAAAAGGTGCCATGAGCGCGGTGACCGAACCCGAGACGCTGGTGGATACCGGCGCACTCCTGCTTTTGGACGGCAAGGACGGCATAGGCCAGGTCATCACCGAACGGGCCCGCGTTGAGGCCGTTGCCCGCGCCAAAGCGCACGGCGTCGGGGCCGTGGGCGTTCGCAATTCCAACCATTTTGGGACGGCGATGTACTACACGCGCCGCGCTGCCGCCGATGGCTGCGTGGCCATCCTCACTACCAACGCCTCCCCGGCCATGGCGCCGTGGGGCGGCCGGGAGAAACTGATCGGCACCAATCCATGGTCTATCGCCGCCCCTTACGGCGACTCTGCGGTCGCCGTCGACATTGCCAACACTGCTGTGGCCCGCGGCAAAATCTATCTGGCGCGCCAGCGCGGCGAAGCTATCCCTGATTCGTGGGCGCTGACTCCGGATGGCGCGCGGACCACCGACGCCGCTGCCGCCATCGACGGCGTGGTCCTGCCGATGGCCGGCCACAAGGGCTACGCCATCTCCTTCATGATGGACATCCTTTCCGGCGCTTTGACCGGCAGCCAGGTAGGGAAGGGAGTAAACGGCCCCTACATGGCGGACAAGCCCAGCGGCTGCGGACATATGTTCATCGCAATCGACGTGGCAACGCTCGGCTCCCAGGCGGACTTCCAGGCCAGGGTCACGGAACTGATCGAAGACGTCAAAGCAACACCGCTGGCCCAGGACGCGACCAAAATCTACTATCCAGGCGAAATCGAGGACCGGAACGACGTCCGCCACAGGGCTGAAGGCGGGCTGGTGCTTCCGGAACAGACCCTCAGGGACCTGCACCTCCTGGCGGAACAGTCGGGCCTTGATGCCACGGCTGTCCTAGGCGAGCGGCCCTGAGCCCCATCCACAGCGACGCCCTGCCGGAATGAATCCCACCGGGCGTCCCCTCTTCATAGGTGTTCCTCGGCGCACGGCCGCGCGTGGGCGCTCAGGCGCCTTCCCGCATCTGGACTCCCGCCGGTCGTACATTGCTGGTGTGCTCTACGAGGAGTGTCCTGCCCCGGCCCGGCTGCAGCCGTACGTCAGCCGCTTCTGGTTTGTGCGCGGAGCTCTGGCTGCGAAGTACGAAAAAATCCTTCCGGGCCATCCGCACACCTGATTCTCAACCTGTCCTCGACATACCGCCTGATCGACCCGTTTGCCGGGGCCGGGGCCTGGGGGCCTGAACGGGGCGCGACGGTACCGGGCACCACCGAACGGGGCGCCACAGAGGTCGCCGTCGGCTTCTATTCCGGCGTCCAGCGCAGCTACCTCATCAGCGAAAACCCGCCGCAACTGTTCAATATCGGGGCTGTGCTGGAGCCTTACGGCATCGCCGCGTTGACTGACGTGCCGCCGTCGCAACTGCAGGGCACCGTGCAGGACACGGACCGCTTCCTGCCCGGATTTTCGGCCCTGCGTGACCGACTGGCAGACGCCGATCCGGCCGCCGCCTTCGAGGCGCTTGATGCCTTCCTCACGTCCCGGGTCCATGGCGGCGTGCGCCACCGCACGCGCGTGGACGAGCGCACGCAGGCGGCAGTGGCACTGCTGGCAGACGAGGACATCCCGGTGGCCGAGCTGAGCCGCCGCCTGGGCATCAGCCCGTCCACGCTGCAGCGCATCATGATGCGCGACTGCGGGATCACGCCCAAAAGCTACGCCGACGTCTGCCGTTTCTACCGCTTTGTCAACGCCGCAGCCCAGCTGCCCGCCGGCAGTGCAAGCGGCGGCGAGCTCCTGGCCCTGGCCGATTACTACGACCAGCCCCACCTGATCCGCACCTTCCGGCGCTTCAGCGGATTCATGCCGTCGGAATACCTCCGCCTCATCCGCCAACACGGCCCCGATTACGCCACCTTC
Proteins encoded in this window:
- a CDS encoding GntR family transcriptional regulator yields the protein MVEHDGAKPLGKTESVYLRLKSEIENGDFQPGQALTEFMLVDHTGASRTPVREALRRLAAEGLVNIAPRVGATVARISLRSVRELFDYRRVLEPAAIRMVVEEASANPEIAQTFGGIEARFAALANEPQANDFIDEYRVLAEEFDAVLNDCTPNEHLSRAIRELRPHTARLRRIAHADRDRLMDAIEEHRGMCRAIIDGDAAAAAEALRLHLVHVDEAIFRALLSPGRDARGGDVDLVS
- a CDS encoding putative quinol monooxygenase, which encodes MMFSLWVSLEVTPEGREEFLKAITENARASVRDEAGCFRFDVIELGDYESNRFAFYEIYRDKDAFEKEHKQAPHYFTYRDIAARVVVPGSQVNVGGELRSSFSWSE
- a CDS encoding Ldh family oxidoreductase, translating into MPVTQPKVSRDHLVPQHIAGLAAEILLAHGVPQDDADLVADSLVQSDLWGHQSHGVLRLPWYVERIRKGAMSAVTEPETLVDTGALLLLDGKDGIGQVITERARVEAVARAKAHGVGAVGVRNSNHFGTAMYYTRRAAADGCVAILTTNASPAMAPWGGREKLIGTNPWSIAAPYGDSAVAVDIANTAVARGKIYLARQRGEAIPDSWALTPDGARTTDAAAAIDGVVLPMAGHKGYAISFMMDILSGALTGSQVGKGVNGPYMADKPSGCGHMFIAIDVATLGSQADFQARVTELIEDVKATPLAQDATKIYYPGEIEDRNDVRHRAEGGLVLPEQTLRDLHLLAEQSGLDATAVLGERP
- a CDS encoding NAD-dependent succinate-semialdehyde dehydrogenase, with the translated sequence MISTINPVTGEQVQTFEAHTAQQVDAVLAAAVDAQKAWRLVPVEDRVQVLRNTAKVLREGKPDYARLITLEMGKPITEAEAEVEKCATTAEYYADHAHRFLAPEAIESGAADSGVVFDPLGVVLAIMPWNYPFWQFFRFALPALAAGNGAILKHANNVPGSALAVQEIMDKAGLPEGLCATVLIESDRVAGLIADDRIAAVTLTGSTQVGRIVAAQAGAALKKQVLELGGSDPLIVLADADIKEAAKTAVKARFTNAGQSCVNAKRFIVDEKVADEFVAEFVARTRELVVGDPTDRATTVGPMARANLRAELHDQVLRTVENGGQIILGGNIVDGPGYFYEPTVIDRVSPGQAAFDEETFGPVAAIIRVSSTEEAVALANQTEFGLGAALWTQDTEAAKTLARRIDAGAVFVNGMVASDPRLPFGGIKNSGYGRELGSYGIREFTNMKTFWTSPATPDAS
- a CDS encoding AraC family transcriptional regulator produces the protein MSCPGPAAAVRQPLLVCARSSGCEVRKNPSGPSAHLILNLSSTYRLIDPFAGAGAWGPERGATVPGTTERGATEVAVGFYSGVQRSYLISENPPQLFNIGAVLEPYGIAALTDVPPSQLQGTVQDTDRFLPGFSALRDRLADADPAAAFEALDAFLTSRVHGGVRHRTRVDERTQAAVALLADEDIPVAELSRRLGISPSTLQRIMMRDCGITPKSYADVCRFYRFVNAAAQLPAGSASGGELLALADYYDQPHLIRTFRRFSGFMPSEYLRLIRQHGPDYATFVPLETPTAVR
- a CDS encoding CitMHS family transporter codes for the protein MMLVALGFLMIALFMYLVMAKKATPIATLILVPLAFGLFAGAGLGIGDMVMESIGKLAPTAALLFFAIIFFGTMIDVGLFDPLIRAILRFAGNDPMKLVIGTALLTSIVSLDGDGSTTFIIVTSAFLPLYLRLGMSPVVLTVVAALSNGVLNTVPWGGSTSRAAAALNVSPIDIFVPMIPSIAAGIAAVLVLAYILGRSERKRLGEVFLDDGRGVLGLRNVERESVLVKAGGSTSDAGTTSRGSGTGGAVHDHAHEGSSVIIANDFSASFTEDGRFIERPNARPRLIWVNFILTMAVMVVLVIDVVAPALIFMVAVGIALVLNFPRITEQSAQIKAHASSVISVVGMVFAASVLTGVMNGTGMVKAMAGWLVQIIPDSMGPFMAIIAGILSIPLTFIMTNDAFYFGVLPILSETAAHFGVEPVEMARASLVGQALHQSSPLVASFLLLIGLANVNLGDHFKKVIWRGLIVALIMLLVGGLLAAYPLF